CACCCATTGCATCAACAGCGATTTTCATTTTATAGGATTTATCCCTTAAGAAGATTAAAATTGTCTAGGTCTATTTTTTCCTTTTCCCTAAAGGCAAGGAGGAATATGGCAAGGCCACATCCAACACAGGCTGCAGATGTAACCATAGCAAACAAGGCAAATATTTGTCCACTTGGATTGTAAAATGAGGAGAAATAAGCAAGATTAAGGCATCCGGCATTAAGCATTATCTCAATTGAGATAAGAACCATAATTCCATTCTTCCTTGATAGGGCTCCATATAGCCCTATGCAAAAAATAAGCGCAGAAAGCAAAAGATAATTCATTCCCTTTTTAAAAGCATAATTGAACCAATTAAAACAACAAGGAGGAGGAGGGAGATAACCTCAAATTGGATAAGGTATTGTGTCATAAGAAGATTTCCTATCTCCTTTATTCCTGAAAATGTTTTTAGTCTTGTAAAATTAAAAGGCTTTGATGCCCAAACAAGGGCTAAAAATAAAAGGAGAGAGCTTAAAAGCCCAAATAGCC
This region of bacterium genomic DNA includes:
- the nuoK gene encoding NADH-quinone oxidoreductase subunit NuoK, with product MNYLLLSALIFCIGLYGALSRKNGIMVLISIEIMLNAGCLNLAYFSSFYNPSGQIFALFAMVTSAACVGCGLAIFLLAFREKEKIDLDNFNLLKG